One Paenibacillus riograndensis SBR5 DNA segment encodes these proteins:
- a CDS encoding nucleoside hydrolase — translation MTGRKKVILDVDTGVDDALAIMLAVTSGRFDILGITTVSGNVSLDQATLNTCKILELLGVSGQIPVYRGADKPLVREAVFEHRVHGSDGIGGALGDMPVTKQPEAEAAADFIIRQVLAQPGEVTLIMTAPLTNLANALQKCPELVQHAAEVIVMGGVVQGYGNITPTAEYNMYVDPEAAKQVLAAGFPRLTLVGLDVTRRALLGAEDIQKLHNPVIREYVETSTAGYRARYYERNGVQACALHDPLAVGVALNCGLVTTRDYYVDVETRSELCDGQTVCDFQNRLNRPPNVTVCLEVDAPAFLECFINSLNQEPKKDGSR, via the coding sequence ATGACCGGGCGTAAAAAAGTCATTCTGGACGTAGATACAGGTGTGGATGACGCCCTGGCAATCATGCTGGCGGTGACAAGCGGGAGGTTCGATATTCTTGGCATCACCACAGTCAGCGGCAATGTGTCGCTGGATCAGGCAACGCTGAATACCTGCAAAATCCTGGAGCTGCTCGGGGTGTCCGGGCAGATACCAGTGTACCGTGGTGCGGATAAGCCGCTGGTCCGTGAAGCGGTGTTCGAGCACCGGGTGCATGGCTCGGACGGCATCGGCGGCGCGCTGGGCGACATGCCGGTCACGAAGCAGCCGGAAGCCGAAGCGGCGGCAGATTTCATCATCCGCCAGGTGCTGGCGCAGCCCGGGGAGGTCACGCTCATTATGACTGCACCGCTGACCAATCTGGCGAACGCGCTGCAGAAATGCCCGGAGCTTGTGCAGCATGCTGCCGAGGTGATTGTGATGGGCGGGGTGGTGCAGGGCTACGGCAATATCACGCCGACGGCGGAATACAACATGTACGTCGATCCCGAAGCCGCGAAGCAGGTGCTGGCGGCAGGGTTCCCCCGGCTGACGCTGGTGGGGCTGGATGTTACCCGCCGGGCACTGCTTGGTGCGGAGGATATCCAGAAGCTGCATAACCCGGTCATCCGCGAATATGTGGAGACAAGTACCGCCGGCTACCGGGCACGCTATTATGAGCGCAACGGCGTTCAGGCCTGCGCCCTGCATGATCCGCTGGCGGTGGGAGTCGCGCTGAACTGCGGTCTGGTCACCACCCGCGATTACTACGTAGATGTGGAAACCCGCAGTGAGCTGTGCGACGGGCAGACGGTCTGCGATTTCCAGAACCGGCTCAACCGGCCGCCGAATGTCACTGTCTGCCTGGAGGTTGACGCGCCCGCTTTTCTGGAATGCTTCATTAACAGCTTGAATCAAGAGCCGAAGAAGGACGGGAGTCGTTAG
- a CDS encoding ABC transporter permease: MNKKAMVLLLPGLLFLAAFMLIPITLTIASTFVQDGKLTLEGYLHFFRDGYFNRILLTTLRVSAVTTLVCMVLGYPVAYYISRTSVRKKSVLLALSIFPLLTSPVVRSFSWMIILGKKGLVNSLLVNTGIIDKPLDILYTPTAMMIGLVHLFLPLIIITLLGVMENLDHELVRAARSLGASPFTAFRKITFPLTVPGLIIGGILVFVGSLTAYTTPALLGGKERVVSTFLYQNAMTLNDWQAASVIAVIMIVITFVVVGLMNAWANRLNPKG, from the coding sequence ATGAATAAAAAAGCGATGGTTCTCCTGCTGCCGGGACTGCTGTTCCTGGCAGCCTTCATGCTGATACCAATAACGCTGACTATTGCCTCTACTTTTGTGCAGGACGGGAAGCTGACGCTGGAAGGATATTTGCATTTTTTCCGCGACGGGTACTTTAACCGCATCCTGCTGACTACGCTCCGGGTAAGTGCTGTGACGACGCTGGTCTGCATGGTGCTTGGGTATCCGGTGGCTTATTATATCTCACGGACCAGCGTGCGCAAGAAGAGCGTTCTGCTGGCGCTGTCGATTTTTCCTTTGCTGACCAGTCCTGTTGTCCGCTCTTTCAGCTGGATGATTATCCTCGGCAAAAAAGGGCTGGTCAACTCCTTGCTGGTCAATACCGGTATCATTGACAAACCGCTGGATATTCTCTATACGCCCACGGCCATGATGATTGGCCTGGTGCATCTGTTCCTGCCGCTGATCATCATCACGCTGCTAGGGGTGATGGAGAATCTGGATCATGAGCTGGTCCGGGCGGCGCGCAGTCTGGGGGCTTCCCCCTTCACAGCATTCCGCAAAATCACCTTCCCGCTTACCGTGCCGGGACTGATTATCGGCGGCATTCTGGTCTTCGTCGGCAGTCTGACGGCGTATACCACGCCTGCGCTGCTCGGCGGCAAGGAACGGGTGGTCTCCACCTTTTTGTATCAGAACGCCATGACGCTGAACGATTGGCAGGCAGCCTCGGTCATCGCCGTAATTATGATCGTCATTACATTTGTGGTTGTAGGGCTGATGAATGCCTGGGCCAACCGCTTGAATCCGAAGGGGTGA
- a CDS encoding ABC transporter permease, translated as MKEGNRALSLYTLLVFIFLLGPLVIISITSFEPGTVLKFPPEGFSLRWYKNIFEVSAFMETFRTSIVISLLGNLLALLLGVPAAYALSRYRFRGRDTLNAVFLSPVLIPGIVLGFTLLRYLIVVYNLPIVAGLLIGHTVIMLPFIIRVIASSLENFDFAVEEAAQSLGATRLFTFFKVVLPNIRSGILAAVLIAFLESFNNVDISVFMTGPGISTLPIQMLTYVQNYFDPTIAAISVILMVLTAALMFIIERLMGFAYFTKR; from the coding sequence ATGAAGGAAGGAAACCGCGCGCTGTCGTTATACACGCTGCTGGTCTTTATTTTTTTGCTGGGCCCGCTTGTCATTATTTCCATTACTTCCTTTGAGCCGGGCACGGTCCTGAAATTCCCCCCTGAGGGCTTTTCATTACGGTGGTACAAGAACATCTTTGAGGTCAGCGCGTTCATGGAGACCTTCAGAACCTCGATTGTAATCTCGCTGCTCGGCAATCTGCTGGCTCTGCTGCTGGGAGTTCCTGCTGCCTACGCCCTGAGCCGTTACCGGTTCCGCGGGCGGGATACGCTGAATGCGGTTTTCCTGTCGCCGGTGCTGATTCCCGGTATTGTGCTGGGCTTCACGCTGCTGCGTTATCTGATTGTGGTGTACAACCTGCCGATTGTGGCGGGCCTCTTGATTGGACATACCGTGATCATGCTGCCTTTTATTATCCGGGTGATTGCTTCAAGTCTGGAGAATTTCGATTTTGCCGTGGAAGAGGCGGCGCAGAGCCTGGGGGCCACACGACTGTTCACCTTCTTCAAAGTGGTTCTGCCCAATATCCGCTCCGGCATTCTGGCGGCGGTGCTGATCGCTTTTCTGGAATCCTTCAATAATGTGGATATTTCCGTGTTCATGACCGGTCCGGGGATCAGCACGCTGCCGATCCAGATGCTGACCTATGTGCAGAATTACTTCGACCCTACGATTGCCGCGATTTCGGTCATCCTGATGGTGCTGACGGCGGCACTGATGTTTATCATCGAACGGCTGATGGGTTTCGCCTACTTCACCAAACGATAG